In Natronococcus sp. AD-5, the genomic window GGACGCCCGCGTAGATCGTCAGCTGGGAGAACTGCGTCAGCTCGCGCTGCAGGTACGTCGTCTTGAAGTGTTCGCGAGCGACGTTGAACAGCTGCAACGCGTCGATCAACTCGTCGAACGCTGCGAGCGTCTCGTCGGAGAGGGAGTCGCGCCGACTCCCCCGGAGGTGTCTGGCGGCGTACACCTGCCAGGCGTCGTCGTACCCGATCGCCGCCGAAAGGGCCGTGAACGTGCCGAACCTCGTGCGTTCTAGGGTATCTTCGACCCGTCCGGTGCTCTCGCCGACGGTGTTTGCGTACTTCGCTACCAGTTCGGCGAACTCGCCGCCCTCGTTGTCCGCGACGGTCTCGGCGAGGGCGTGGGCCCGGTAGTGAATCGTCTCGACGAGGAGTTCGAGCAATCCCGTCGGCGACGCCGGGGCCGCCGGAACGGTCGCCTCCCCCTCGACGTCTCGGCGAAACTCCATGACGCCCTCGAGTTGATCGCGGGCTTCGCCGGCCGCGGCGAACTCGCGGGAGAGGATGAGCTGGTTGATCGACACAACGAGGGTGACGAGCGAGAAGGTGCCCGCGATCATCCCGCCGGCCAGACGGGTGGTCGAGTCGTCGTTCACGAAGGCGATGATGCCGACCTCGTTCAGGAAGAGAAAGAGAACGAAGACGGCGACAGACAGGAGGGTAGCGATGAGGACGCGATTTCCGTCGACCAGCACCCACTCCCAGAGCCGGGTCAACGAGTTCGTTCGCTGTCCGATTTCGGTTCCGTGTGATTCGAGCGTCTCGTCGACCTCGGACGGTTCCATGGGGTCACGTTTGCCGGAGGTGACAATAAGAGACTGCGTTGCATATCTCGCTTCGCCGGCGTCGCCAACGGCGACTCGAGTCTCGTCCTCGACGGACGTTCACCTCGTACTAGATCCGTGACGGCTGATACGCGATTCACCCGCGGGCTCGTCGGCTCGGCCGGTTCGGAATCTGACGGTTCATGGCTCACACTGAAATACGTCCGCGTCGTCGAGTCGACCATGATCGGCTCCAGCGAATATTCTCGAGAACGTCCGCACGAGGAGTAGCTATGACTCAGTCACCACTGAGTCGTCGTCGCGTGCTCGGCGCGCTCGGCGCCGGCGGCGCGGGCCTGTTCGCAGGTTGTAACGACGTCAGCGACGGCGGCGAACCCAAGTACGAAGCGGGCGAGGTCACCGATCTCGAGGCGAGCAACCGATCGGCCGAAAACGTGACCGCGGCGGAAGCGCTCGCCGAGCAAGAGGCAAACGAGGGGGTTACCGCGCTCGACACGCTCACGATCCGGAACCACGAGTTCGTGCTCGAGGATAGCTTCCACGGACCGACGGTCCAGGGTACCGTAGCGAACACGGGCGAGGATCGGATCGAACTCGTCGAGGTTCGGGTTCGCGTCTTCAACGAAAGCGGGAATCAGATCGGCCGTTACCTCGACGTAACCGGCGACTTACCACCGAATTCGACCTGGGAGTTCCAGGTCGTCCTCCTCGAATTGACGACCGACATCGCCGAGTACGACATCGCCGTCCTCGGTACGCCGTCGTGACGGCGGTTCTCCTCGTTCGGCCCGTCCTTACGAGCCACCCCCGTCGACGAGTTCGTCCGAGACCGCGTCGTAGACCGCTTCGATATCTCCGTTCACGGTGTAGGCCGGCCGTCCCTTTCCCGTCGGTGAGCGTTCGTCCGGCTGATACTCATCGACGATCCCCTCGGCCTCGAGACGGTAGAGCGAACGCATGACGTCGGCTTCGGTGATCGTCCCGACAACCTCCGCGTCGACGTCGGCCAACTGTGCTCGGCACGCACGCCGAATCTCGTGCGTCTGGGCCGGGAGTTCCTTCTCGCGATCCGCCTCGGCCACGGCACACAGCACCACCTGTTCGGTCAACGAAAGCGATTCGATGTCTGACTCGGCCACCATAGGTAACCGTACCACGCCCTAGGTGGTAGCCGTTCCCCTCGGTTGATTCTCGTGAAAATTCGGATCGGGAACCGATGTAACGGCGGCGCGGCGTCCGGCCCGTCGACGCGTCGCGCTACGCGTTTTCCTCTTCCTGGAGCTCCTCGAGTTCGGCGTCGATCTCGTCGTCGTCGACCTCGGCCTCGAGCTCCTCGATCTCGGACTCGTCGACCTCCTCTTCCGGCTCGGCGCCGCCGCCGACCTCCGATTTGAGCGTCTCGAGTTCGGCCTCGACGCCGCTGTCGGTCGAGATCTCCTCGAGTTCGCGGTCGATCTGGTCCTTGTCGGAGATGACGTCCTCGAAGGCGCCCGTCTCGTGTAGTTCGTCGAGCGCGGCGGCGCGGGCCTCCATGTCCTCGGTCTGCTCTTCGGCGCGTTCGATGGCGCGGCCGACGTCCTCGAACTCCTCGCCGGTGGCCGTCATCGCCTCCGACACCGTCGAACTCGCCTCGGCGGCCTCGTAGCGGGCCTTCATCGTCTCCTTCTTGGTGCGGAACTCCTCGATCCGGTTTTGCAGTTCGTCTTTCTGCTCGATGAGCCGGTCCTGCTGGCTCTGGAGCTCCGAAACCTGGCGCTCTAGGTCCTCGATCTGGTTCATCTTCGTCTTCTTCTTTTCGAGGGCGCGTCGCGCCAGGTCCTCCCGGTCCTGCTGGACGGCCGTGCGGGCCTGCTCGTTGTGTTTCTCGACGTTCTCCTCGAGGCGCTTTTTCTGCATCTCGAGGCGCTTCTTCTGGGTGGTGAGGTCGGCGATCCCGCGTTTGACCTGCTGCAGCTGGTCGCGCATCTGCTCGTAGGAGTAATCCAGCGTCTCGGTCGGGTCCTCGGCCCGGTTGAGCAGCGAGTTGATTTTCGATCGGATGACGTAGGAGGTCCGAGAGAGGATGCCCATATGCCTACGTATCGTTCGCCGCCCTTAAAAACATCACATCGACGACAGTCGACGGACGAACCGGGGCCGAGAGCGCGTCTACGTCGGCGTTTCGACCGGTTCGCTACACGGCCGTTCTCGGCCGATCTTTGTTCCTGATCGCTGTGCTCGGCCCTCGAACGCGCGTCGATGGGAAACCGGCGATTCGGTCGACAGACGGTAGCTGCCGATCCCGGTGGAGCGAGACCGGAACCCAGGCCGCCGTATTCACAACACCTGTTATCTTGCTCGAGTAACGGCCAGCCATGGCCGACGTTCTGATACCCGGCGGACGCGACGTTCGCGCTACGCTAGACGAACCCGAGATCGGGGTGACGGACGCCGTCGTGATCGCCTGTCCGCCCCATCCCCAGCACGGCGGCTCGCGCACGGACCAACGGTTGGTCGCCGTGAGCGAGGCCCTCTGCGAGGCCGGCATCGCCTGTCTCCGGTTCGACTACGGCGAGTGGGACGACGGCTACGGCGAGCGCGAAGACGTCCGGAACGCGATCCGATGGGCAGCCGACCGGGACGGTACGGAAACGGTCGGCGTCTTCGGCTACAGCTTCGGGGCGTCGCAGGCGCTGCTCGCGTCGGCGACCGCCGATCGGCCGGTCGCGGGCGTCGCCGCCCTCGCACCGACGGCGAGACTCGGAGAGGATCTGGACGCCGTCGCGGCGCTCTCGCGACTCGAATCGCCGGCGTTGATACTCCACGGCGAGCGCGATACGACCGTCGACTGGGAAGCGGTCGTCGAACGCGCGCGCGAGCGAGGCGACGACGTGGTGTCGCTGCCGGCCGATCACTTCTTCCTCGGGACGCGCGACGAGATCGCGACGGCCGTCGTCGATTTCTTCGAGCAACTGTTCGTGCGACCGTAAGCACCCCCTACGCCCGGAACGACGCCGAATTCGCGGTTTTCGAAGCGGTGTAGCGACGCTCGGTCCGTTCGAAAATATCCGATCGATAAATTCAGTACGTTATGATATTCCGCACAGTACGCGGTCACATCTACCGTCCGACGGTTATTCCTCGAGTGCTTAACAATAGTTCTGGGACAGTTCTTCCCGCGTGGAGTATCAATGAGAGTGAAGGAGTTGCGAACTTGTCAGCGGACGGAACGTGGGGCGACCGGCACCGGTCGTTCCGCTGCAGATCGCGCACTTCGAGGGGTGACGGGTGGAACGGAGCCTCCGTGCGACGCGACGTACCAGCACCGCCGCTCGAGCGACGCGTCTCGCTCGTGCAGAACCGCCGCCGGGGTGACCGACGATGGATGAGTTGGCGGAGCAGGAACCGGGAGGCGCCGGAAGCGTCGGTCGCGCATCGTCTGGACCGGTCGATTCGACCGCCGGGTCGCCGATTTCGGCCGGAAGCGAGCGGACCGTCGCGATCCACCAGCCGAACTATCTCCCCTGGCTCGGCTACTTCCAGAAGATATACCGGAGCGACGTCTTCGTCCTCCTCGACGACGTCGAGTACTCGTCGAACTCCTGGATCAACCGGAACAAGATCAAGACGCCCGACGGCTGGACGTGGCTCACCGTTCCGGTCCACGGCTCCGACGAACCGATCGCGGCCGTCGAAATCGCGGACGACAGGTGGCGGGACAAACACCGCAAGAGCCTCCAGGCGAGCTACGGCGGCGCGGCCCACTACGACGAGTTCGCCGACTTCTTCGCGGAGACGTACGCGCGCTCGTGGGACTCGCTGTGCGAGTTGAACGTGTATCTGATCCGGGAACTCGCCGACCGGATCGGACTCGAATGCGAGTTCGTTCGCGCGTCGGCGCTCGAGATCGACGCCGCCAACAGCGAGCGCATCGTCCGGATCTGTGACGAACTCGACGCCGATCGGTACTTTTCCGGAGAGGGCGCCCGCTCGTACAACGATCACGACCGGTTCGAGGCGGCCGACATCGCCCTCGAGTACCAGTCCATCGAGCACCCGCAGTACGAACAACGGTTCGACGACTTCGTTCCGAACTTGTCCATCGTCGACGTGCTGATGAACGTCGGCGCCGACGGCGCGTACGACCTTCTGCGGTCGGTGACCGGCGATGAGTAGTACCGACCGGACTCGCGCCGACGGGTGGGCGAAAGACTTCAGCTACGACTACTACCGGAAACTGCTCCGAACGCTTCGGACGAACTTCGATCTCCGGACGCTCTCGGAGTACCGATCTCGCCGACCGACCGACGAGCGCGTGGCGTTCGTGCGCCACGACGTCGACGTCTGCCTCGAGCGCGCGGTCGAGCTGGCCCGCATCGAACACGAACTCGGCGTCCGATCGACGTACATGGTGATCCCCGACACGCCGCTGTACGACGTCGAAGCGGAGCGCGACCTCCTGCACCTAATTCACGAGTTCGGACACGAGATCGCCCTGCACTGCGATCTGAATCCCTCGAGCGGGGAGGATGCGGACGCGACGGCCGACGGTGGCCTGTCTCCCGCGGAGTTGCGACGGATCGAAGACGCCAGGCGTCGGCTGGAGTCGATCGACATCCAGCCGGTCGCGTCGGTCTCGTTTCACCGTCCGTCGGAACGGGTCCTCGAGGGGCCGCGGACGATCGCGGGGATGGTCAACGCCTACAATTCGGACCTGCTGTCGGCGTACATCTCGGACTCGAGCGGTCGGTGGCGGGAGGGGGATCCGATCAGATCGATCGCGGCGAACGCCACCGCCGATCGCCTGCAGGTGCTGACGCATCCGGTCTGGTGGGGACAGCGTCACGCGCCGCCGCTCGAGCGGTTCATCTCGGTCGCGGACGAGTTCGAAACCCTGGACGAACGGATGTACGACGAACTCGTCTCGATCTACGCTCCCTACGGCGAGCGGACCGATCGCGTCGTCGCCTGACCGCGCGTCTCGGAACGTCGTCTCCGCGGGGTCGTCAGTCCCGGCCGTGCCGGGTCAGACACTTCGACAGGCCGATCAACTCGACGGGCTCGGAGTTGTCCGGCGAGTAGACCACCATCTGGCCCTTCTCCATGTAGGGCACTTTCGACTCGAGGTTGCTCGGGATGTTGACGCTCTTGATGGCGTCCTCGTCGCCCAAATTGAGGACGACGGTCGTGTTGATCTGCTTGAAGACGGCGTCGTCGATGTCCTGGGGATCCTGCGTGATGAGGAAGAGGCCGAGCCGCTCCTTTCGGCCCTGTTTGGCGGCTTCGGTGAACTTGGTGATCACCTTCCGGGCCTGGACGCTGTCGGCGTCGGTGAGGAAGTTGTGGGCCTCGTCCATCCCGAGGACGAGCGGCGTCTCCTTGATCCGGCCGTGGGTCGGATCGTTCGAGAGCTTCTCGTCGATCAGCAGCGAGGAGAGCGCGAGGACGACGGCTTCGGTGGCCCGCGTATTGGAAATGTGATAGGTCGGGACGACGGTGAGCCCGCCCGGGCGGACGAACTCGTGGATCAGGTCGGTGATCGGCCGCGCGTCCTGGTCGAAGACGTCGTCGAAGCCGAACACCCGGCGTCGGACGGCGTCGTAGGTGGCCTCGTGGACGCGTCCGGACTCGTCGAGTTCCTCGCGCAGGGCGGGATCGTCGAGGAAGGACTTGAACTCGGCGTAGCTGCCGCCGTCGCCGTACTCCCTGAAGAAGCGGTCGATCAGGTACGTGAGCGCGCCGTACTGGTTGTCGTTGAGCGAGCCGCCGGAGACGAGCCACGGCCGGGTGCGACACATCGAGAACGGGATCGTGAACTCGACCTGCTCCGCGCGGTGGTGGCCCGCCGCGTACGAGGCCGTGCCGACCTTCGGCACGAACGCGGTCGCGTCCGAAACGCCGCCGTAGGCGACTCCCTCGCGCTCGAGTCGGCGCGCGTACTCGTCGTCCAGGTCGGGGTTGTCGTCGTGCATCTGGGCGTACTCGTCCTGGGGGTCGAACTGGACGACGGCCGGCCCGACCTCGCGGCCGTCTTCCATCGGATAGCGGCGTTCCTCGGCGAGATATTGCCGGAGGATGTTCTTCGCGCCGTGGGTCTTGCCCGACCCGGTTCCGCCGGCGATCAGCGTGTGTCGAAAGACGAGCGGATCGCCGGCCTCGTAGTCGTCTTTCAGCCGGTAGTCGATCGTCGGCGGAGTGGCGGCGGTTCGGACCTTCTCGCCGCCGACCGAGAGGTGCCCCAGGAAGACGCCGTCCTCGGGTATCTTCAACCCCGTCTTGATCTCGGTGGTGTCGTTCGCCCGCCGGATCACCGTCTGCGGTTTGGGGACGCGGTCGGTCATCCGCCGTTTGAGTTCCCTGTCGTCTCCGGACTGCGTCCGGCCGCTCGCGGAGCGTTGCTCCGCGCTGTCGTCGTATAGGACGGCCACCGGCTCGAGCGACGCGACGAACTTGTAATCGGCCTCGTCGACCTCGTCGCGGCGCATCGCGCGGCGGGCGTGG contains:
- a CDS encoding polysaccharide deacetylase family protein, giving the protein MSSTDRTRADGWAKDFSYDYYRKLLRTLRTNFDLRTLSEYRSRRPTDERVAFVRHDVDVCLERAVELARIEHELGVRSTYMVIPDTPLYDVEAERDLLHLIHEFGHEIALHCDLNPSSGEDADATADGGLSPAELRRIEDARRRLESIDIQPVASVSFHRPSERVLEGPRTIAGMVNAYNSDLLSAYISDSSGRWREGDPIRSIAANATADRLQVLTHPVWWGQRHAPPLERFISVADEFETLDERMYDELVSIYAPYGERTDRVVA
- a CDS encoding ATP-binding protein; this encodes MTDLGDFSEFDTDSTSESAAEADGTGSRAANAERTTGPADFEPTGVEPDGEDVGIGTICVSQGLRIAEDEDDTSLRAYVTRGNRSSIRIGSYVIAPYPDGETLFCRITGLEYAQQYRADDATEIHARRAMRRDEVDEADYKFVASLEPVAVLYDDSAEQRSASGRTQSGDDRELKRRMTDRVPKPQTVIRRANDTTEIKTGLKIPEDGVFLGHLSVGGEKVRTAATPPTIDYRLKDDYEAGDPLVFRHTLIAGGTGSGKTHGAKNILRQYLAEERRYPMEDGREVGPAVVQFDPQDEYAQMHDDNPDLDDEYARRLEREGVAYGGVSDATAFVPKVGTASYAAGHHRAEQVEFTIPFSMCRTRPWLVSGGSLNDNQYGALTYLIDRFFREYGDGGSYAEFKSFLDDPALREELDESGRVHEATYDAVRRRVFGFDDVFDQDARPITDLIHEFVRPGGLTVVPTYHISNTRATEAVVLALSSLLIDEKLSNDPTHGRIKETPLVLGMDEAHNFLTDADSVQARKVITKFTEAAKQGRKERLGLFLITQDPQDIDDAVFKQINTTVVLNLGDEDAIKSVNIPSNLESKVPYMEKGQMVVYSPDNSEPVELIGLSKCLTRHGRD
- a CDS encoding alpha/beta hydrolase — translated: MADVLIPGGRDVRATLDEPEIGVTDAVVIACPPHPQHGGSRTDQRLVAVSEALCEAGIACLRFDYGEWDDGYGEREDVRNAIRWAADRDGTETVGVFGYSFGASQALLASATADRPVAGVAALAPTARLGEDLDAVAALSRLESPALILHGERDTTVDWEAVVERARERGDDVVSLPADHFFLGTRDEIATAVVDFFEQLFVRP
- a CDS encoding FxLYD domain-containing protein, whose product is MTQSPLSRRRVLGALGAGGAGLFAGCNDVSDGGEPKYEAGEVTDLEASNRSAENVTAAEALAEQEANEGVTALDTLTIRNHEFVLEDSFHGPTVQGTVANTGEDRIELVEVRVRVFNESGNQIGRYLDVTGDLPPNSTWEFQVVLLELTTDIAEYDIAVLGTPS
- a CDS encoding WbqC family protein, whose amino-acid sequence is MDELAEQEPGGAGSVGRASSGPVDSTAGSPISAGSERTVAIHQPNYLPWLGYFQKIYRSDVFVLLDDVEYSSNSWINRNKIKTPDGWTWLTVPVHGSDEPIAAVEIADDRWRDKHRKSLQASYGGAAHYDEFADFFAETYARSWDSLCELNVYLIRELADRIGLECEFVRASALEIDAANSERIVRICDELDADRYFSGEGARSYNDHDRFEAADIALEYQSIEHPQYEQRFDDFVPNLSIVDVLMNVGADGAYDLLRSVTGDE
- a CDS encoding PspA/IM30 family protein, which codes for MGILSRTSYVIRSKINSLLNRAEDPTETLDYSYEQMRDQLQQVKRGIADLTTQKKRLEMQKKRLEENVEKHNEQARTAVQQDREDLARRALEKKKTKMNQIEDLERQVSELQSQQDRLIEQKDELQNRIEEFRTKKETMKARYEAAEASSTVSEAMTATGEEFEDVGRAIERAEEQTEDMEARAAALDELHETGAFEDVISDKDQIDRELEEISTDSGVEAELETLKSEVGGGAEPEEEVDESEIEELEAEVDDDEIDAELEELQEEENA